A single region of the Metarhizium brunneum chromosome 6, complete sequence genome encodes:
- the SRPK_4 gene encoding Serine/threonine-protein kinase SRPK, whose protein sequence is MTFGPHKAVAPPRIRRLLAASQSPSQFYSASHTRLLFHTPFRPLVSSILGRRNSSSVSHSIRVPETLPVDVPVDEEKVPRYNPEAFYPANPGDVLDSRFELLAKLGWGTSSTVWLARDNEWNRWTKSNKFVAIKICTCNVVQNESPHELDISIHLSSFKSQHRGRAILGTAIESFGLDSPTGSSHLALVFEPMREPLWLFRRRIMGQDKATRSWMPLVKGYIQILLEGLDFLHQEGHIIHTDLKLDNIMVTFEDQSVIEEFVQGQIHNPMARKTVGNRTVYRCHNNFGDIDGKEGLKNMYPKITDFGLAQRMDNPGPHIHPIQPDDCHAPEVILGVGWSYSADIWNFGIMVWDFLAGQGLFQQSNSRPYSPVEHLAEMMALLGPVPPILIQRERSMRQWQWSPRVRNARGELSSNAAEFYGGPFFTDKGEFIRNDLVPYTRSLQSEMPDCIPEDEADRFLKFMRRMLCWLPEERATAGELKNDPWLNDYI, encoded by the exons ATGACTTTTGGGCCGCACAAGGCTGTCGCTCCCCCTCGCATTCGAAGACTGCTGGCTGCCAGCCAAAGTCCATCTCAATTCTACTCGGCAAGTCACACGCGCCTTTTATTCCATACGCCCTTCAGACCACTCGTCTCGTCTATCCTTGGGAGGAGAAACTCTTCTTCAGTGTCGCATTCAATTCGAGTACCGGAGACACTTCCCGTGGACGTCCCCGTTGATGAGGAGAAAGTTCCACGTTACAATCCAGAGGCTTTCTACCCTGCAAACCCGGGAGACGTTCTGGATAGCAGATTTGAACTGCTGGCCAAACTCGGCTGGGGAACGTCATCCACTGTCTGGCTTGCCCGTGATAATGAATG GAACCGTTGGACAAAGTCCAACAAGTTTGTCGCTATCAAGATCTGCACTTGTAATGTCGTGCAAAACGAGAGCCCGCACGAGTTGGATATTTCCATTCACCTCTCCTCATTCAAATCACAACACCGAGGACGAGCCATTTTAGGGACAGCTATTGAGAGCTTCGGGTTAGATTCACCCACTGGCTCTTCGCACCTGGCCTTGGTTTTTGAACCTATGAGGGAACCGCTTTGGTTATTCAGGAGGCGCATCATGGGCCAAGATAAGGCCACGCGTTCATGGATGCCTCTAGTAAAGGGATATATCCAGATTCTCCTCGAGGGGCTTGATTTTTTACACCAAGAGGGCCACATCATCCATACCG ATCTAAAACTCGACAATATCATGGTCACCTTTGAAGATCAGTCTGTTATTGAAGAATTTGTCCAAGGACAGATACATAACCCAATGGCCCGAAAGACAGTCGGGAATCGGACAGTATACAGGTGCCATAATAACTTTGGAGATATTGATGGCAAGGAGGGATTGAAGAATATGTACCCAAAGATCACCGACTTTGGCCTGGCACAGCGAATGGACAACCCCGGACCCCATATCCATCCGATACAACCTGACGATTGCCACGCCCCAGAGGTGATTCTTGGGGTGGGATGGTCTTATAGCGCCGATATATGGAACTTTGGCATCATG GTTTGGGACTTTCTCGCGGGCCAAGGGCTTTTCCAGCAGAGCAACTCCCGTCCATATTCCCCAGTAGAGCACCTGGcggagatgatggccttACTTGGCCCTGTGCCGCCGATACTGATACAACGCGAGAGAAGCATGCGGCAATGGCAGTGGAGTCCTAGGGTACGCAATGCTCGCGGCGAATTGTCTAGCAACGCTGCCGAATTTTACGGAGGCCCATTCTTCACTGATAAAG GTGAATTTATACGCAACGATTTGGTCCCCTATACAAGAAGTTTGCAAAGTGAAATGCCCGATTGCATTCCAGAGGACGAAGCAGACCGCTTTCTTAAATTTATGAGAAGGATGCTGTGCTGGCTTCCCGAGGAACGCGCAACGGCTGGGGAGCTGAAGAACGACCCTTGGCTAAACGATTATATTTAA